A single genomic interval of Hevea brasiliensis isolate MT/VB/25A 57/8 chromosome 4, ASM3005281v1, whole genome shotgun sequence harbors:
- the LOC110631957 gene encoding uncharacterized protein LOC110631957 isoform X1: MKQISSNMQSSLPFDIALKIVSSLEVLDVCALGSCSRFWRELCGLDCLWESLTRERWPLVTFPNNSSSSSSDPIIIKGWRQIYIRMHREMAGNATAVVEFVEHCSSSNKSLAFGDYYKAVEELCSKQLAFRDVQIFLFKPKLNVLLNLIGLHYCIFCLQVQAGHVMDALQSCKISEQQVCVKWWKLGRWFYGFRMRDEFHSRIISLADLLTNKGEEVLGVLCRGAIHELLRIEICISNVASTPWSWQSSQQQE, translated from the exons ATGAAACAAATATCGAGTAATATGCAGAGCTCCCTCCCCTTCGATATTGCCCTTAAAATCGTTTCATCTCTTGAG GTATTGGATGTGTGTGCATTGGGTAGTTGTTCTCGATTTTGGAGGGAGCTATGCGGGTTGGATTGCTTATGGGAGTCTCTTACCAGAGAAAGATGGCCTTTGGTTACTTTTCCCaacaattcttcttcttcttcttcggaTCCTATCATCATCAAG GGATGGAGGCAGATTTACATAAGGATGCATAGAGAGATGGCGGGTAACGCTACTGCTGTGGTTGAGTTTGTGGAGCATTGCTCTTCATCTAATAAGTCGCTCGCGTTTGGGGACTATTACAAAGCAGTTGAAGAATTGTGTTCGAAGCAGCTTGCATTTAGGGATgtccaaatttttcttttcaaacCAAAGCTGAATGTGCTGCTTAACTTGATTGGTTTGCACTACTGCATTTTCTGCCTTCAAGTGCAG GCTGGGCATGTCATGGATGCACTCCAAAGTTGCAAAATTTCAGAGCAACAAGTGTGTGTGAAATGGTGGAAACTTGGCAGATGGTTTTATGGCTTCCGCATGAGAGATGAATTTCATTCTCGTATAATATCCTTGGCAGATCTTCTAACAAACAAAGGGGAGGAGGTTTTGGGTGTCCTTTGCCGAGGTGCCATTCATGAGTTATTACGTATTGAGATCTGCATTTCAAATGTGGCATCTACTCCTTGGTCTTGGCAAAGCTCACAGCAACAAGAGTAG
- the LOC110631957 gene encoding uncharacterized protein LOC110631957 isoform X2 codes for MKQISSNMQSSLPFDIALKIVSSLEVLDVCALGSCSRFWRELCGLDCLWESLTRERWPLVTFPNNSSSSSSDPIIIKGWRQIYIRMHREMAGNATAVVEFVEHCSSSNKSLAFGDYYKAVEELCSKQLAFRDVQIFLFKPKLNVLLNLIGLHYCIFCLQVQA; via the exons ATGAAACAAATATCGAGTAATATGCAGAGCTCCCTCCCCTTCGATATTGCCCTTAAAATCGTTTCATCTCTTGAG GTATTGGATGTGTGTGCATTGGGTAGTTGTTCTCGATTTTGGAGGGAGCTATGCGGGTTGGATTGCTTATGGGAGTCTCTTACCAGAGAAAGATGGCCTTTGGTTACTTTTCCCaacaattcttcttcttcttcttcggaTCCTATCATCATCAAG GGATGGAGGCAGATTTACATAAGGATGCATAGAGAGATGGCGGGTAACGCTACTGCTGTGGTTGAGTTTGTGGAGCATTGCTCTTCATCTAATAAGTCGCTCGCGTTTGGGGACTATTACAAAGCAGTTGAAGAATTGTGTTCGAAGCAGCTTGCATTTAGGGATgtccaaatttttcttttcaaacCAAAGCTGAATGTGCTGCTTAACTTGATTGGTTTGCACTACTGCATTTTCTGCCTTCAAGTGCAG GCCTAG